From a single Methanofollis sp. W23 genomic region:
- a CDS encoding pyruvate kinase alpha/beta domain-containing protein: MGYITRKTYYFDEPGEANTGDAARFAVERAEDAGIRTVVVASSTGKTALAFLKAMEGTDLHLVVVTHVVGFSKPGVWDFDPGAAACLRAAGAEIVTGTHALSGLERAISRSPKLGGSSRTEAIAEALRRTVAVGLKVAVECSLIAADQGAVRVDEEVVAVGGTATGADTVCVIRPSHTASYFDLQVREIVAMPRNR; the protein is encoded by the coding sequence ATGGGCTATATTACACGGAAGACGTATTATTTCGACGAACCCGGTGAGGCAAACACCGGGGACGCCGCCAGGTTCGCGGTCGAGCGCGCAGAAGACGCGGGGATCAGGACGGTCGTCGTGGCCTCCTCCACCGGGAAGACCGCCCTCGCCTTCCTGAAGGCGATGGAAGGGACCGACCTCCATCTCGTGGTCGTCACCCACGTCGTCGGGTTCTCCAAACCTGGGGTCTGGGACTTTGATCCCGGGGCGGCCGCGTGTCTGCGAGCAGCAGGGGCCGAGATCGTCACCGGCACCCATGCCCTCTCTGGCCTGGAGCGGGCGATCTCCAGGTCGCCGAAACTCGGCGGGTCCTCAAGGACCGAGGCGATCGCCGAGGCACTCAGGCGGACCGTCGCCGTCGGGCTGAAGGTGGCCGTCGAGTGTTCGCTCATCGCCGCCGACCAGGGCGCGGTCAGGGTGGACGAGGAGGTCGTCGCCGTCGGCGGGACCGCTACTGGTGCCGACACCGTCTGTGTCATCAGGCCGTCGCACACGGCCTCGTACTTCGACCTCCAGGTGCGCGAGATCGTCGCCATGCCACGGAACCGGTGA
- a CDS encoding redox-regulated ATPase YchF, with protein MITLALAGKPNCGKSTFFKAATMAQVEIANYPFTTIDANHGVAYVRTTCPCKELGIEGCTQCQDGVRFVPVAFIDVAGLVPDAHKGRGLGNQFLDNLRQADAILHVVDASGATDEEGNPVDPGSHDPREDIEFLGVEMTMWVHGILAKHWPRIRRQAQSKNYNIHDGVADVLAGLGITYEDSLHAESELGIDLQRSEVEDLVPFCELLLAKNKPVLFVANKMDTADRALLADLTEKGGIVSSAAAELALRMAAEGGFIHYIPGDPSFTINEDANLSAQQRAGLEHLAALMAEHGGTGVQQAIDRAVFELLDQIIVYPVEDERHFTDKQGRVLPDAFLMPKGSTPRDLAYQVHTDIGEGFLYAVDARTDMRIKESTELKHGDIIKIVSTKK; from the coding sequence ATGATTACGCTTGCACTGGCAGGAAAACCGAACTGCGGCAAATCGACATTCTTCAAGGCCGCGACCATGGCGCAGGTTGAGATCGCCAATTATCCGTTCACCACCATCGATGCCAACCACGGCGTCGCCTATGTGCGGACGACATGCCCGTGCAAAGAACTCGGCATCGAAGGCTGCACCCAGTGTCAGGACGGCGTGCGCTTTGTCCCGGTCGCTTTCATCGACGTGGCGGGCCTGGTGCCCGACGCCCACAAGGGGCGGGGGCTTGGCAACCAGTTCCTCGACAACCTCAGGCAGGCCGACGCGATCCTCCATGTGGTGGACGCGAGCGGCGCTACCGACGAGGAAGGCAACCCGGTCGACCCGGGGAGCCATGACCCCAGGGAGGATATCGAGTTCCTGGGCGTCGAGATGACGATGTGGGTCCATGGCATCCTTGCAAAGCACTGGCCTCGCATCCGTCGCCAAGCTCAGTCGAAGAATTACAATATCCACGACGGTGTGGCCGACGTGCTCGCAGGCCTCGGGATCACCTATGAGGACTCGCTGCACGCGGAGAGCGAACTCGGGATCGACCTGCAGCGCTCAGAGGTCGAGGACCTCGTCCCCTTCTGTGAACTGCTGCTTGCAAAGAACAAGCCCGTCCTCTTTGTCGCCAACAAGATGGACACCGCGGACAGGGCCCTTCTTGCCGACCTCACCGAGAAGGGGGGGATCGTCAGCAGCGCCGCCGCCGAACTTGCCCTGCGAATGGCCGCAGAAGGGGGGTTCATCCACTATATCCCTGGCGACCCCTCGTTTACGATCAATGAAGACGCCAACCTCTCTGCCCAGCAGCGTGCCGGGCTCGAGCACCTCGCCGCTCTGATGGCAGAGCACGGGGGGACCGGGGTCCAGCAGGCGATCGACCGTGCGGTCTTCGAACTCCTCGACCAGATCATCGTCTACCCGGTCGAAGACGAGCGCCATTTCACCGACAAACAGGGCCGCGTCCTCCCTGACGCCTTCCTGATGCCGAAGGGCTCCACCCCCAGGGATCTCGCCTATCAGGTCCACACCGATATCGGCGAGGGGTTCCTGTACGCCGTCGATGCAAGGACCGATATGCGGATCAAGGAGAGCACTGAACTGAAACACGGCGACATCATCAAGATCGTAAGCACCAAGAAGTGA
- a CDS encoding metallophosphoesterase yields the protein MATLIFSDVHADAPALLKMIALVKDPAFQSYFGEVEGAVNLGDLLGRGYAPMDTLRGVRDLRQEMPVVSILGNHDHAFLHDIPVSGSDVASLAAHRALEGSPLLEEVRDLPEEWVLDATLFVHGGPIRPGNALTDRPFWQRLSHRPGPSFSGYHYTPEMAFAELERRGLSHLCCGHQHVPLCCQRHKEEVVPRPLTFTPMPAFPLRGALVELDAPTILRVGACRGAHPEFAVTDFVRFWFLQVW from the coding sequence GTGGCGACGCTCATCTTCTCCGACGTCCATGCCGACGCCCCTGCACTCTTGAAAATGATTGCTCTCGTAAAAGATCCGGCATTCCAGTCATATTTCGGGGAAGTCGAGGGAGCCGTCAACCTCGGCGACCTCCTCGGCCGGGGATATGCCCCGATGGACACCCTCAGGGGGGTGCGAGACCTCAGACAGGAGATGCCGGTCGTCTCGATCCTCGGCAACCATGACCATGCCTTCCTCCACGACATTCCGGTGAGCGGGAGCGATGTCGCGAGTCTTGCCGCCCACCGCGCCCTTGAGGGGTCCCCTCTCCTGGAGGAGGTCAGGGACCTTCCTGAGGAGTGGGTGCTTGACGCCACTCTCTTTGTGCATGGCGGCCCGATCCGTCCTGGCAACGCCCTCACCGACCGCCCCTTCTGGCAGCGTCTCTCCCACCGGCCAGGCCCTTCCTTTTCCGGGTACCACTACACCCCTGAGATGGCCTTTGCCGAACTCGAACGCCGAGGACTCTCCCATCTCTGTTGCGGGCACCAGCACGTCCCGCTCTGCTGCCAGAGACACAAGGAAGAGGTCGTGCCCCGCCCCCTGACATTCACGCCCATGCCTGCCTTCCCGCTCAGGGGCGCATTGGTCGAACTGGACGCCCCCACCATCCTCAGGGTGGGGGCCTGCCGCGGGGCGCATCCAGAGTTTGCGGTGACTGATTTTGTCAGGTTCTGGTTTCTGCAGGTATGGTGA
- a CDS encoding DNA topoisomerase VI subunit B, translating to MGIAENLAKEQRSISVAEFFEKNKHLLGFDSPTRGIITTIKEAVDNALDACEEAEVLPDIYVSIRKSGQGAYRVAVEDNGPGIVPENVPNVFGKLLYGSRFHQIRQSRGQQGIGISAAVLYAQLTTGTPAVVTSRTSAKVQAHRFALMIRTETNEPQVLSHEEVVWDRTHGTRIELEFASTLAARKRLLEYLKYTSVVNPHARVRVEIDGEAETFERVSAEPIRPPESIKPHPHGTELGTLKRMASAAPEQSLLEFLVDSFSRVGQKTALTIAETAGLAPEISVGALGAAHLKALHAGMQEVHVPPPPTSVCLSPIGEELMARGLEKEFQLDFVRARTRPAAVFSGHPFVVEAAIGYGGRLDPEGSAQLMRFANRVPLIYQQGACAITGAVAGVNWKNYNLSQSGLPTGPVLILVHVASTNVPFTSESKDAVASIPEIEREVTLVLQELGRELKAWLARREKNKQRQDRARAVCAVMPAIAEKVAEVVDKPVPDISALEGRIMRKVVARKQVHDGRVVVEVRNHTDQAVDLTVYDLSPDAGEDAAPAPSFSSGTDGEYTRVWSFSLPAGERWRATYAGTGGGFIDLKGVDDKKRVVLPFV from the coding sequence GTGGGGATCGCTGAAAACCTGGCAAAAGAGCAGCGCAGCATCTCGGTCGCTGAGTTCTTCGAGAAGAACAAGCACCTGCTGGGCTTCGACTCCCCGACCCGCGGGATCATCACCACCATCAAGGAGGCGGTGGACAATGCCCTGGACGCCTGCGAGGAGGCCGAGGTCCTCCCTGACATCTATGTGAGCATCAGGAAGAGCGGACAGGGGGCGTACCGGGTGGCGGTCGAGGACAATGGGCCGGGCATCGTCCCGGAAAATGTCCCGAACGTCTTTGGCAAACTCCTGTACGGCTCGCGCTTCCACCAGATCAGGCAGAGCCGCGGACAGCAGGGGATCGGGATCTCGGCGGCGGTGCTGTATGCCCAGCTCACCACCGGGACGCCGGCGGTGGTGACCTCGCGGACCTCGGCAAAGGTCCAGGCCCACCGCTTCGCCCTGATGATCAGGACCGAGACGAACGAACCCCAGGTGCTCAGCCACGAGGAGGTCGTCTGGGACCGGACCCATGGGACGAGGATCGAACTCGAGTTCGCCTCGACCCTCGCAGCCAGGAAGCGCCTCCTCGAATATCTCAAATATACCTCGGTCGTCAACCCGCACGCACGGGTCAGGGTGGAGATCGACGGCGAGGCCGAGACTTTTGAACGGGTCTCGGCCGAACCGATCAGGCCGCCAGAGTCGATCAAGCCCCACCCGCACGGCACCGAACTCGGCACCCTCAAGCGGATGGCGTCGGCCGCACCAGAGCAGTCGCTCCTCGAGTTCCTGGTCGACTCCTTCTCCAGGGTGGGACAAAAGACGGCGCTTACAATCGCGGAGACGGCCGGGCTCGCGCCCGAGATCTCGGTAGGCGCCCTTGGCGCCGCACATCTGAAGGCGCTCCATGCCGGGATGCAGGAGGTCCATGTCCCGCCGCCGCCGACAAGTGTCTGTCTCTCTCCCATCGGCGAGGAACTCATGGCAAGAGGGCTTGAGAAGGAGTTCCAACTCGACTTTGTCAGGGCCCGCACCAGGCCGGCCGCGGTCTTCTCAGGCCATCCATTCGTGGTCGAGGCGGCGATCGGGTATGGGGGCAGACTCGACCCCGAGGGTTCGGCGCAGTTGATGCGGTTTGCAAACCGCGTCCCTCTCATCTACCAGCAGGGGGCGTGCGCGATCACCGGGGCGGTGGCCGGGGTGAACTGGAAGAACTACAACCTCTCCCAGTCTGGCCTCCCGACCGGTCCGGTGCTCATCCTCGTGCACGTGGCCTCCACCAATGTCCCCTTCACTTCGGAGAGCAAGGACGCCGTCGCCTCTATCCCTGAGATCGAGCGCGAGGTCACCCTGGTCCTCCAGGAACTGGGACGGGAACTGAAGGCCTGGCTTGCCCGCCGGGAGAAGAACAAGCAGCGCCAGGACCGGGCGCGGGCGGTCTGCGCGGTGATGCCCGCGATCGCCGAGAAGGTCGCGGAGGTCGTGGACAAACCGGTCCCTGACATCTCGGCCCTGGAGGGGCGGATCATGCGCAAGGTCGTCGCGAGAAAACAGGTCCATGACGGCCGCGTCGTCGTCGAGGTGAGGAACCACACCGACCAGGCGGTCGACCTCACGGTCTACGACCTCTCCCCTGACGCCGGCGAGGACGCCGCCCCGGCGCCCTCGTTTTCGAGCGGGACCGACGGGGAGTACACCCGCGTCTGGTCCTTTTCCCTGCCTGCAGGCGAGCGCTGGCGGGCAACATATGCCGGGACAGGCGGCGGGTTCATCGACCTCAAGGGCGTGGATGATAAGAAAAGAGTGGTCCTGCCATTTGTGTAG
- the hisS gene encoding histidine--tRNA ligase: protein MLQKPRGTRDFLPDEMARRRAAEVTMREAVARWGYGEVCTPIFEHVELFTMRSGENIKKEMYTFEDKGGRQMTLRPEVTASVARMYVNEGRSLPKPLRWFYVADCFRYERPQKGRYRQFWQFGVELIGADSAAADAEVVMVADDILRSVGLEYDLKVGFLAPMKHLLAGIEPGLQRQVMGLLDKRDFEGLSACLQTCGQDELEDALTGLVSCQTPEEAFEICGDIPEKARIEEIFSILDDSETEYTLNFGIVRGLDYYTGMVFEGFAPNLGAESQVVGGGNYRLAKLFGGDDAASCGFAIGFDRVMVALGETPISRPPLVAVLSQPGFQAAAFRTARALRAAGVTAELNLLERGIGGQLSHAAKTADFACIIGQREAEAGTVTLKDLHTGDQREMDLSEVVAGVKAGGDR from the coding sequence ATGCTTCAGAAACCACGTGGAACCAGGGACTTTCTGCCCGACGAGATGGCGCGTCGGCGAGCCGCGGAAGTGACAATGCGCGAGGCCGTCGCCAGGTGGGGGTATGGCGAGGTCTGTACCCCGATCTTCGAGCATGTGGAACTCTTCACCATGCGCTCGGGCGAGAACATCAAGAAAGAGATGTACACCTTCGAGGACAAGGGCGGGCGGCAGATGACCCTCCGCCCTGAGGTGACCGCCTCGGTGGCGCGGATGTATGTCAATGAAGGGCGCTCTCTCCCCAAGCCCCTCAGGTGGTTCTATGTGGCAGACTGTTTCAGGTATGAACGCCCGCAGAAGGGGCGGTACCGCCAGTTCTGGCAGTTCGGCGTGGAGCTGATCGGGGCCGACTCGGCGGCGGCCGATGCCGAGGTGGTGATGGTGGCAGACGACATCCTCAGGTCGGTCGGGCTGGAGTACGACCTCAAGGTCGGGTTCCTTGCCCCGATGAAGCATCTCCTCGCAGGGATCGAGCCAGGGCTCCAGCGGCAGGTGATGGGGCTCCTGGACAAGCGCGACTTTGAAGGGCTCTCAGCCTGTCTCCAGACCTGTGGCCAGGACGAACTCGAGGACGCCCTCACCGGCCTGGTCTCCTGCCAGACCCCAGAGGAGGCCTTCGAGATCTGCGGCGACATCCCGGAGAAAGCACGGATCGAGGAGATCTTCTCCATCCTCGACGACTCAGAGACCGAGTACACTCTCAACTTCGGGATCGTCAGGGGCCTGGACTATTATACCGGGATGGTCTTCGAGGGTTTTGCTCCCAACCTCGGCGCCGAGAGCCAGGTCGTCGGTGGCGGCAACTACCGTCTGGCCAAACTTTTTGGTGGGGACGATGCGGCCAGCTGCGGGTTTGCCATCGGGTTCGACCGCGTGATGGTCGCCCTCGGCGAGACCCCGATATCCAGACCGCCCCTGGTCGCCGTCCTCTCGCAGCCCGGGTTTCAGGCGGCGGCCTTCAGGACCGCCCGCGCCCTCCGTGCGGCCGGAGTCACCGCCGAACTGAACCTGCTTGAGCGCGGGATCGGGGGGCAGCTCTCCCATGCCGCAAAGACCGCCGACTTCGCCTGTATCATCGGCCAGCGCGAGGCCGAAGCAGGGACCGTCACCCTCAAGGACCTGCACACCGGGGATCAGCGGGAGATGGACCTCTCTGAGGTTGTTGCCGGGGTGAAGGCCGGTGGGGATCGCTGA
- a CDS encoding ABC transporter permease, which yields MTYLLYVAGFGTAVTFFLWLRDARIFWRTALPGYRQAAYRGVLYSALSLFGFLMAYTSEDLEFLALGAVLLALYLQGRMEREKVWKGSESAVDRFLGSAGRR from the coding sequence ATGACCTATCTCCTCTATGTGGCCGGTTTCGGGACGGCGGTCACCTTCTTCCTCTGGCTGCGGGACGCCAGGATCTTCTGGCGCACCGCCCTCCCTGGCTACCGGCAGGCGGCGTACAGGGGCGTCCTGTACTCGGCCCTTTCGCTCTTTGGATTTTTGATGGCGTACACCTCTGAGGATCTTGAGTTCCTTGCCCTGGGTGCGGTCCTGCTTGCCCTGTACCTCCAGGGGCGCATGGAGCGGGAAAAGGTCTGGAAGGGCAGCGAGAGCGCCGTGGATCGGTTCCTGGGCAGCGCCGGACGCAGGTAA
- the larB gene encoding nickel pincer cofactor biosynthesis protein LarB, producing MSSDRDLREVLDAYAAGELSLDDTIERISGLRIAKVGELARIDLGREVRCGIPEVVLAEGKDTQDLVEIMLRHTGAAGRCLATRVSAAQATAVEEAAVKAGFSFRHEERARTLVLSKGGAPEKHTGVVAVLTAGTADIRVAEEARVVAEEMGCTVKTAYDVGAAGVHRLFPALQDLAGAHVYVVAAGREGTLPAVVAGLVDKPVIGVPVSTGYGYMGAGEAALASMLQSCSVLTVVNIDAGFVAGAHAAQIAALTRHA from the coding sequence ATGTCGTCAGACCGAGACCTGAGGGAGGTGCTCGACGCCTATGCCGCCGGGGAACTCTCCCTCGACGATACCATAGAGAGAATATCAGGGCTCAGAATCGCAAAGGTCGGGGAACTTGCACGGATTGATCTCGGACGCGAGGTGCGGTGCGGGATCCCTGAGGTGGTCCTTGCCGAGGGGAAGGACACCCAGGACCTCGTCGAGATCATGCTCCGCCACACCGGGGCGGCCGGGCGGTGTCTGGCGACGCGGGTGAGCGCCGCGCAGGCTACGGCGGTGGAGGAGGCCGCAGTGAAGGCCGGGTTCTCCTTCCGTCATGAAGAACGGGCGCGGACCCTTGTGCTCTCCAAGGGCGGTGCGCCTGAAAAGCACACGGGGGTCGTCGCCGTGCTCACCGCAGGGACGGCCGACATCAGGGTCGCCGAGGAGGCGCGGGTCGTCGCCGAGGAGATGGGGTGCACCGTGAAGACCGCCTACGACGTCGGCGCCGCCGGGGTCCACCGCCTCTTCCCGGCCCTCCAGGACCTGGCCGGGGCGCATGTCTATGTGGTGGCCGCCGGACGGGAGGGGACCCTGCCCGCGGTCGTCGCGGGGCTCGTGGACAAACCGGTGATCGGCGTCCCGGTCTCGACTGGATACGGGTATATGGGCGCCGGCGAGGCGGCACTTGCCAGCATGCTCCAGTCCTGCTCGGTGCTGACCGTGGTGAACATCGATGCCGGGTTTGTGGCCGGAGCACATGCCGCACAGATCGCGGCCCTGACGAGGCATGCATGA
- a CDS encoding nicotinamide-nucleotide adenylyltransferase: MTRGFYIGRFQPYHIGHHTVIEQIASEVDELVIGVGSAQFSHEIENPFTAGERVMMISAAMKEIGIPFYAIPIEDLRRNALWVSHVYSMTPYFDVVYSNNPLVIRLFSEMGMKVRTMPMVMRKTLSGTEIRHRMIEDEDWQSLVPGRVAEEIDRIRGVERMKQIASSDVI, translated from the coding sequence ATGACCCGCGGGTTTTACATCGGGCGGTTCCAGCCCTACCATATCGGCCACCACACGGTGATCGAGCAGATCGCCTCTGAGGTGGACGAACTCGTGATCGGGGTTGGGAGCGCCCAGTTCTCCCACGAGATCGAGAACCCGTTCACTGCGGGCGAGCGGGTGATGATGATCTCGGCGGCCATGAAAGAGATCGGGATCCCCTTCTATGCCATCCCGATCGAGGACCTGCGCAGGAACGCCCTCTGGGTCTCGCACGTCTACTCGATGACCCCGTACTTCGACGTGGTCTACTCGAACAACCCCCTGGTCATCCGCCTCTTCTCAGAGATGGGGATGAAGGTGCGCACGATGCCGATGGTGATGCGCAAGACCCTCTCAGGTACAGAGATCCGCCATCGGATGATCGAAGACGAGGACTGGCAGAGCCTTGTGCCCGGGCGGGTTGCGGAGGAGATCGACAGGATCCGCGGGGTGGAGCGGATGAAGCAGATTGCCTCCTCTGACGTGATCTGA
- a CDS encoding FkbM family methyltransferase: MNIVFLLKDLLQTRDLQAWVNRRFRDEHRVPLDRRVFRTVSTHDGTRYLLSHEVGSVSDAAVRYRLSGIRKDDIVIDLGANVGGFCIPASRYSAHVYAVEPMTADELRQNIALNGVEVTVIEAGLGDGTEQEIAWGEEVRRVKTMTLGHLKEVCGGCDVLKCHCEGGEWSVRPEELDGIRRIELAYHPKNLNGADPEVLLGFIRSHYVVEWEEVDGHALLHARLMDEWEL, translated from the coding sequence ATGAACATCGTCTTCCTGCTCAAGGACCTGCTCCAGACCAGGGATCTCCAGGCATGGGTGAACCGACGGTTCAGGGACGAGCACCGCGTCCCGCTGGACCGCCGGGTTTTCAGGACGGTCTCGACCCATGACGGCACGCGCTATCTGCTCTCGCATGAGGTCGGGTCGGTGAGCGATGCGGCAGTGAGGTACCGCCTCTCCGGGATCAGGAAGGACGATATCGTCATCGATCTCGGGGCAAATGTGGGGGGCTTCTGCATCCCGGCCTCCAGGTACTCAGCGCATGTCTATGCCGTCGAGCCGATGACCGCCGACGAGTTGCGCCAGAACATCGCCCTCAATGGAGTGGAGGTCACGGTGATCGAGGCGGGCCTCGGCGACGGGACCGAGCAGGAGATCGCCTGGGGGGAGGAGGTACGGCGGGTCAAGACGATGACGCTAGGGCACCTCAAGGAGGTCTGCGGTGGGTGCGATGTCCTCAAGTGCCACTGCGAAGGGGGGGAGTGGTCTGTCAGGCCCGAGGAACTCGACGGGATCCGCCGGATCGAACTTGCCTACCATCCGAAGAATCTGAATGGGGCTGACCCGGAGGTGTTGCTTGGCTTCATCAGGTCGCACTATGTCGTTGAGTGGGAGGAGGTCGATGGCCATGCCCTCCTCCATGCTCGACTGATGGATGAATGGGAACTGTAG
- a CDS encoding DNA topoisomerase IV subunit A, whose protein sequence is MRGQVETEQRAAERLYAIAERWYGQLSEGQIPSIALPTRTKQNIEYDEESGVWKYGNRESVRSAQTAKGAVHLLKMAYVVGFLKQQLAENRSSTLREMYYISEGWKQAKFSAQDESNRLVEDLEILTDIQREVYHLRPEEDGASLFGPIRVREETRRGMREIHCQDDVGETGYQIPNNVDALEFVDHDANFVIALETGGMYARLIENGFDEKYGAALVHLKGQPARSTRRLLKRLHEEFTLPVIVFTDGDPWSYRIYASVAYGSIKAAHMSELLATPQAQFVGVQPSDIRDYDLPADHLSDQDVNALKAELTDPRFATDYWREQIGLQLEMGLKAEQQAFAAQGLDFVTREYLPARLSEMGVL, encoded by the coding sequence ATGAGAGGGCAGGTGGAGACAGAACAGAGAGCTGCAGAACGGCTCTATGCGATCGCGGAGCGGTGGTATGGGCAACTCAGCGAGGGACAGATCCCCTCGATCGCCCTCCCGACCAGGACCAAGCAGAATATCGAGTACGATGAGGAGAGCGGGGTCTGGAAGTACGGGAACCGCGAGAGTGTGCGGTCGGCGCAGACGGCGAAGGGTGCGGTCCATCTCCTGAAGATGGCATATGTGGTCGGGTTCCTGAAGCAGCAACTTGCCGAGAACCGTTCTTCGACCTTGAGGGAGATGTACTACATCTCTGAGGGCTGGAAGCAGGCGAAGTTCTCGGCGCAGGACGAGTCCAACAGGCTTGTCGAGGACCTGGAGATCCTCACCGACATCCAGCGCGAGGTCTACCATCTCCGCCCTGAGGAGGACGGCGCCTCGCTCTTCGGGCCGATCCGGGTGCGCGAGGAGACCAGACGGGGGATGCGCGAGATCCACTGTCAGGACGACGTGGGGGAGACCGGGTATCAGATCCCGAACAATGTCGACGCCCTGGAGTTCGTGGACCATGACGCCAACTTCGTCATCGCCCTGGAGACCGGCGGTATGTATGCACGTCTCATTGAGAACGGGTTCGACGAGAAGTACGGCGCCGCCCTCGTCCACCTGAAGGGCCAGCCGGCGCGTTCCACCCGCCGACTTCTCAAGCGCCTCCACGAGGAGTTCACACTCCCGGTGATCGTCTTCACCGACGGCGACCCCTGGTCGTACCGGATCTATGCCTCGGTGGCCTACGGCTCGATCAAGGCGGCGCATATGTCTGAATTGCTCGCCACGCCGCAGGCGCAGTTTGTCGGGGTGCAGCCTTCGGATATCCGGGACTATGACCTGCCCGCGGATCACCTCTCCGACCAGGACGTGAATGCGCTGAAGGCGGAGCTGACCGATCCGCGCTTCGCGACCGACTACTGGCGGGAGCAGATCGGGCTGCAACTGGAGATGGGGCTGAAGGCGGAACAGCAGGCGTTTGCGGCGCAGGGGCTGGATTTTGTGACGAGGGAGTATTTGCCGGCGCGGTTGTCAGAGATGGGGGTGCTGTAG
- a CDS encoding GNAT family N-acetyltransferase, whose protein sequence is MIKFEMLDDGDEWNRVVRASPYGTVFHTFEWMDVLEQQYKVQKIPLGIFENGDLIGVFPAFLQRKGIFNILVSPLHEAATPYAGPVVGNNKLSDVIRAFDIYSECADYYDITFSPGYVYDDNVLENLDFQERYTYILNLDQSIDIIWKNLNKKCRNAIRKAKKSDVTIVEGNSQRDLEDFWEMIEVTFQKWDTESPISVDYTRAVYDAFSQNEQFKMIFAERDGERIGGAIFLCFADKIYYWQGASYPDYYRYAPNNLIQWHIIQWAVQNGFRIYDMLGANIPSIAKFKSSFGGDLVSYSYLYKSHSSLADAGRGAYVWWRKNVKRDLYR, encoded by the coding sequence ATGATCAAATTTGAGATGCTCGACGATGGGGATGAATGGAATCGAGTTGTTAGGGCATCGCCGTATGGAACAGTCTTCCATACATTTGAGTGGATGGATGTTCTTGAGCAACAGTATAAGGTACAAAAGATACCCCTGGGCATTTTTGAGAATGGGGATCTGATCGGGGTATTTCCTGCGTTTTTGCAAAGGAAAGGTATCTTTAATATTCTTGTGTCCCCATTGCATGAGGCGGCTACCCCCTATGCGGGTCCGGTTGTTGGGAATAATAAATTAAGTGATGTAATCCGAGCTTTTGATATCTATTCGGAATGTGCAGATTATTATGATATTACATTCTCACCCGGATATGTTTATGACGACAATGTCTTGGAAAATCTCGATTTTCAGGAGCGTTATACGTATATCTTGAATCTTGATCAGTCAATTGATATAATCTGGAAAAATCTTAACAAAAAATGTCGGAATGCAATTCGAAAGGCAAAAAAATCAGATGTCACGATTGTTGAAGGTAATTCTCAAAGGGATCTTGAAGACTTCTGGGAAATGATAGAAGTTACCTTTCAAAAATGGGATACCGAATCTCCGATTTCGGTTGACTATACCAGAGCGGTTTATGATGCTTTTTCCCAGAATGAGCAGTTCAAAATGATTTTCGCAGAGCGTGATGGAGAACGTATTGGAGGAGCAATTTTTCTGTGCTTTGCTGACAAGATCTATTATTGGCAAGGTGCTTCATATCCAGACTATTATCGGTATGCACCGAACAATCTGATCCAGTGGCATATCATCCAATGGGCTGTACAGAATGGGTTCAGGATATATGATATGCTTGGAGCAAATATCCCTAGTATTGCAAAGTTTAAGAGTAGCTTTGGTGGTGATCTGGTCAGTTATTCATATCTCTATAAATCACACTCATCACTTGCAGATGCAGGGAGGGGTGCATATGTATGGTGGCGTAAAAATGTTAAACGAGATCTCTATAGATGA